ACCGCCGGATCGTGGATCAGGGCCTGGGCCAAACCCACGCGCTGGCGGTAACCCTTGGAGATCTCGTAGCATGCATGCTTCCACACGGGTTTGAGCCCGCAGGCGGTTTTGAGCCAGCTCAGGCGGTCGCCCAGTTGGAACTTGGAAAGCCCCCGGGAGCGCCCCACAAAACTCAGGTAATCGTCCACCTGCATATCCATATAAAGCGGAGCTGTCTCAGGCAAATAGCCCACGCTCTGGCGCACGCCCATGGGATTTCGCACCACATCGTGGTTGCAGACCTCGGCCGTGCCTTCTGTGGGATAAAGATAGGTGGTGAGAGCGCGCATGAGCGTGGTCTTGCCCGCCCCGTTGGGCCCCAGCAGGCCCACGATTTCCCCGGGCTTGGCTTCAAAAGACACGCGATCCAGGGCCGTGAAATTTCCGTAGCGCATTGTGAGAGATTTGATGGAAATCATCGGATCAGTCTACCATTGCTCCCCTCTAAAATCGAAAATTATACGAATTACCGGGAACCTGTCAAGCCCCCCCGGACCGGGTTCGTTTCATTCTCCACCAATTCATCTTCATTTACCGCCTCATTTGCCTTCATTGCGGCAACCTGGCCCTGCCGGGCGTAGTCCGCCGCTTCACCCAAAATGCGCGCCGCTTCCTGGGGAGCATGAAATCCCATCGAGTTTTCCGCAGCCACGAAGTCCAGCCGCCACTGCGCCTTGCGTTGAAGCTCAAGGGACTCCTGCAACTGCGCCTCCGTAGCCCCTGCCTCCTTGGCAGCCTGGATCGCATCGAGCTGATCCATCAGAGCCGCCCCGGCGCGCTGCAGCAAGTGAAAGTTGCGGTCCTGAATCGCATCCACACGCGAAAGCAGCTCTTCTTCGTCCACATGATGGCAAGTCTGGCAAGCGCGATTCACATTAAGCAGAGGGCTCCGCACCCAGTGGTCGGAAACCTTGGTGGCGCCGTCGCGTTGGTAGGGCATATGGCAATCCGCACAGGCCACACCCGCCCGGGAGTGAATCCCCTGGGACCACATTTCAAATTCCGGGTGCTGCGCCTTCAGAATCCGCGCGCCGCTCTCCGCGTGCTTATAGTCGTAAAATTGCTCGCCATTGGGCAAAGTGGTTTCATCCCAGTGCGCTTCGGTCTCTTCGACACGCAAACCCTTGCTCCACGGAAACTCTAAAGGCATGGCGCTGGAACAATAGTATTCCACATGGCACTGAGCGCAGGCAAAGGAGCGCATTTCCGTGCGCGAAGCCATTGAGTTCGGGTCATAAGGCTCTTCCCTGTCCGTCTCACGCCAGCGTTCGATCGAGGGCATCTGCGGCACAGGGGCATCGGATTCAGCCAATGCCTTGATCCCGTTAATAAATCCGGGACGCGTGACGCGCAGCTTCATGGTCTCCGGATCGTGGCAATCCACACATGAGACCGGATGGCCGTGCCCGCTCTCATGCAGCATGGCATTGAGTTCCTTGTAGGACATCTTGTATGTCTTTTCAAAACCTGCCATGGCATCCCCATTGCCCAAAGCTCGATACAGAGGCATGACCGACGCATGACAGTGCAAACAGGAACCGGACTGAGGCTTGGTCTGCCGCTGGGTCTTTTCCTGGTCTTCCAGCATATACGCGTGCCCTCGACGGTCCCGGTAATCGATGGAAAAAGCATAGCCATTAAACATTCGTTTCAACCAGGGATCCCGCTCGATCTTCTCCTCAGGCAGGGCCTCGCTGCCGCCGTGCCCGCCGAAACGGGTGCGGGTCGCTTGAGCCGTCAACAGATAGGATTCGTACTGCTTGGGCCAATTCACGCCCCACTGGGCCGGATCCGTATCGTCCTCGCCCACATCTACCAGGCGCACGTAGGGGTTCTTGGCCTCGTTCTTGCGTTCGGCAATATTCATCAGCAGGGCCGTGACCAAAGCGCTGGCTAAAGCCACGCCCGCAATGACCGCACCATAAGCTACCAAGGTTTTAGTACGCATCGTTTTCTCCCACCTGGTTCATCTTTTCAGAATTGACGGGTTCAAACTTCCCGAGTCCCACGGTCTCCCCATGGCCCACGGACCGGTGACAATGCACGCAATTCAGAGCATCCTCATCGGACTTAGCGCTAAGCAACAAATCATGCACCATGTCGAAATGGCAACTAAGGCAATTCTCATACAACACCTTTTGGTTCCGCTCCCGGATAAAAATCGGTTCATGAAAATCTTGGAGGGTAAAACCCTTGGAATGCCAAAATCCATTATCGGCCTTGGCCATCCACTTGGGAATAAACGCATGGGGCAGGTGGCAGTCAACGCACGTGGCTACTGTATGGTGGCTTGCTTTTTGCCAAGAATCGAATTGAGACTGCATGATGTGGCAGTTCATGCACGCCTTGGGGTCTTTGCTCAAATAGGAAAGGCCTTCGCCATAGTGGAAAGTGAAAGCACCCAACCCCAGGAATACCCCGCACAGCACAGCCACGAGC
This sequence is a window from Candidatus Omnitrophota bacterium. Protein-coding genes within it:
- a CDS encoding ATP-binding cassette domain-containing protein, giving the protein MISIKSLTMRYGNFTALDRVSFEAKPGEIVGLLGPNGAGKTTLMRALTTYLYPTEGTAEVCNHDVVRNPMGVRQSVGYLPETAPLYMDMQVDDYLSFVGRSRGLSKFQLGDRLSWLKTACGLKPVWKHACYEISKGYRQRVGLAQALIHDPAV
- the nrfH gene encoding cytochrome c nitrite reductase small subunit; its protein translation is MTRLGLLVAVLCGVFLGLGAFTFHYGEGLSYLSKDPKACMNCHIMQSQFDSWQKASHHTVATCVDCHLPHAFIPKWMAKADNGFWHSKGFTLQDFHEPIFIRERNQKVLYENCLSCHFDMVHDLLLSAKSDEDALNCVHCHRSVGHGETVGLGKFEPVNSEKMNQVGENDAY
- a CDS encoding ammonia-forming cytochrome c nitrite reductase subunit c552, with protein sequence MRTKTLVAYGAVIAGVALASALVTALLMNIAERKNEAKNPYVRLVDVGEDDTDPAQWGVNWPKQYESYLLTAQATRTRFGGHGGSEALPEEKIERDPWLKRMFNGYAFSIDYRDRRGHAYMLEDQEKTQRQTKPQSGSCLHCHASVMPLYRALGNGDAMAGFEKTYKMSYKELNAMLHESGHGHPVSCVDCHDPETMKLRVTRPGFINGIKALAESDAPVPQMPSIERWRETDREEPYDPNSMASRTEMRSFACAQCHVEYYCSSAMPLEFPWSKGLRVEETEAHWDETTLPNGEQFYDYKHAESGARILKAQHPEFEMWSQGIHSRAGVACADCHMPYQRDGATKVSDHWVRSPLLNVNRACQTCHHVDEEELLSRVDAIQDRNFHLLQRAGAALMDQLDAIQAAKEAGATEAQLQESLELQRKAQWRLDFVAAENSMGFHAPQEAARILGEAADYARQGQVAAMKANEAVNEDELVENETNPVRGGLTGSR